From the Desulfarculaceae bacterium genome, one window contains:
- a CDS encoding YajD family HNH nuclease, with amino-acid sequence MSEARRNRAERERSYREKALKMFPHVCGRCGREFSGKRLSELTVHHKDSDHDNNPPDGSNWELLCIYCHDNEHQRDQVAQSYEQDAPQKASDGGTTHQPFAALGDLLKKKS; translated from the coding sequence CTGTCCGAGGCCCGGCGCAACCGGGCCGAGCGTGAGCGCTCCTACCGCGAGAAGGCGCTCAAGATGTTCCCCCACGTGTGCGGGCGCTGCGGCCGCGAGTTCAGCGGCAAGCGGCTCAGCGAGCTGACCGTGCACCATAAGGACAGCGACCACGACAACAACCCGCCCGACGGCAGCAACTGGGAGCTGTTGTGCATTTACTGCCACGACAACGAGCATCAGCGCGACCAGGTGGCCCAGTCCTATGAACAGGACGCGCCGCAAAAGGCCTCGGACGGCGGCACCACCCACCAGCCCTTCGCGGCCCTGGGGGACTTGCTTAAAAAGAAGAGCTGA
- a CDS encoding RNA 2'-phosphotransferase gives MPKRQSQKEDNLVRMLRYALGVAPAEFGLYPLEDGWVPVKELLAALHQEEGWRHLRGSMIEDAANRVDPELVECDGKLVRVTQRDYPGPDYGATPPAHLYLGARRKAWPALHRRGLEAGHDGRPWLLATTKEAALKLGQRRDSEPVLVTVQAHQASDQGAMFPAWGEYFLCDWAPASALMGPPIDEQTRPAKKPKPKAKPPESPSMPSADSPPGSFTLMPEETEKPYKRKGIKKDIAWKRERRKDRRSK, from the coding sequence ATGCCCAAGCGCCAATCCCAAAAAGAGGACAACCTGGTTCGAATGCTGCGTTACGCCCTGGGCGTGGCCCCGGCCGAGTTCGGCCTGTATCCCCTGGAGGACGGCTGGGTGCCGGTGAAGGAGCTCCTGGCCGCCCTGCACCAGGAAGAGGGCTGGCGGCACCTGCGTGGCAGCATGATCGAGGACGCGGCCAACCGGGTGGACCCGGAGCTGGTTGAGTGCGACGGCAAGCTGGTGCGGGTGACCCAGCGGGACTACCCCGGGCCCGACTACGGGGCCACGCCTCCGGCGCACCTGTATTTGGGCGCGCGGCGCAAGGCCTGGCCCGCCCTGCACCGCCGGGGCCTGGAGGCCGGGCACGACGGACGGCCCTGGCTCCTGGCCACAACCAAGGAAGCTGCCCTCAAGCTGGGCCAGCGCCGGGACTCCGAGCCTGTGCTGGTCACGGTGCAGGCCCACCAGGCAAGCGACCAGGGGGCCATGTTCCCGGCCTGGGGCGAGTACTTTTTGTGCGACTGGGCCCCGGCAAGCGCGCTCATGGGCCCGCCCATTGACGAACAAACCCGGCCCGCCAAAAAGCCCAAGCCCAAGGCCAAGCCGCCCGAAAGCCCGTCCATGCCTTCAGCCGACTCTCCGCCCGGCTCCTTCACCCTCATGCCAGAGGAAACCGAAAAGCCCTACAAGCGCAAAGGCATCAAAAAGGACATCGCCTGGAAGCGTGAGCGCCGCAAGGACCGCCGAAGCAAATAG
- a CDS encoding redoxin domain-containing protein: MPKEQKAGCARPTGGVVGDQPSPQEKTSQTPAAEVRPMVRVGTKAPDFTAPCFYEGKFASVQLSEYLGKWVVLCFYPGDFTFV; this comes from the coding sequence ATGCCCAAAGAGCAAAAGGCCGGATGCGCCCGGCCCACCGGGGGAGTGGTGGGGGATCAACCCTCTCCCCAGGAAAAAACTAGTCAAACCCCCGCCGCGGAGGTGCGTCCCATGGTGCGCGTAGGAACCAAGGCCCCCGACTTTACCGCCCCCTGCTTCTATGAAGGCAAGTTCGCCTCTGTGCAGCTCAGCGAGTACCTGGGCAAATGGGTGGTGCTCTGCTTCTACCCCGGCGACTTCACCTTTGTCTGA
- a CDS encoding proline--tRNA ligase has protein sequence MKFSQAFIPTLKETPAEAEVISHKLMLRAGMIRKLAAGVYTWLPLGLRVLKKVERIVRQEMDAAGALELLMPGVQPADLWQESGRWDHYGRELLRFIDRHEHAYCLAPTHEEVITDLIRREVRSYRDMPLNLYQIQTKFRDEIRPRFGVMRSREFIMKDAYSFDPDEETSAASYKLMHDAYSKIFTRLGLEFAVVEADSGAIGGSFSHEFMVLAETGEDAIASCSCGWAANLEKAEVVLPEGEEPEALRAVERVDTPDAHTVEQVAAFLQVEPAGVAKTLVYLADGKPVAALVRGDRVLNEIKLKNLLGAAELELAPPAVIKEVSGGPVGFTGPVGLDIPIYADQELYRLGTMVVGANAADAHLMGVHLGRDVPGAKRADLREIAPGDPCPRCGKEPTFARGIEVGHIFRLGTKYSQALGADYLDAEGQAHPVIMGCYGIGVTRIVAAAIEQGHDDWGIIFPLAIAPYSISILPLAMDGEVMDTAMELYDKLSAAGLDVLLDDRDLRPGVKFKDADLIGVPLRVVVGAKGLKEGAVELKRRSGGEVEMVPVAEAAELLARLANEGGAQPL, from the coding sequence ATGAAGTTCTCCCAGGCATTCATTCCCACCCTCAAGGAGACCCCGGCCGAGGCCGAGGTGATCAGCCACAAGTTGATGCTGCGCGCGGGCATGATCCGCAAGCTGGCCGCCGGGGTCTACACCTGGCTGCCCCTGGGCCTTCGGGTGCTCAAGAAGGTGGAGCGCATCGTGCGCCAAGAGATGGACGCGGCCGGGGCCCTGGAGCTCCTCATGCCCGGTGTCCAGCCGGCCGACCTGTGGCAGGAGTCCGGGCGCTGGGATCATTACGGCCGGGAGCTCCTTCGCTTCATCGACCGCCACGAGCACGCCTACTGCCTGGCCCCCACCCACGAGGAGGTCATCACCGACCTCATCCGGCGCGAGGTGCGCTCCTACCGCGACATGCCCTTGAACCTGTACCAGATCCAGACCAAGTTCCGCGACGAGATCCGCCCCCGCTTCGGGGTGATGCGCTCGCGCGAGTTCATCATGAAGGACGCCTACTCCTTTGACCCTGACGAAGAGACCTCGGCGGCCAGCTACAAGCTGATGCACGACGCCTACAGCAAGATCTTCACCCGCCTGGGCCTGGAGTTCGCGGTGGTGGAGGCCGACTCCGGGGCCATCGGCGGCTCCTTCTCCCACGAGTTCATGGTGCTGGCCGAGACCGGCGAGGACGCCATCGCCTCCTGTTCTTGCGGCTGGGCGGCCAACCTGGAAAAGGCCGAGGTGGTCTTGCCCGAGGGAGAGGAGCCCGAGGCCCTGCGGGCGGTGGAGCGGGTGGACACCCCGGACGCCCACACCGTGGAGCAGGTGGCCGCCTTCCTGCAAGTGGAGCCCGCCGGCGTGGCCAAGACCCTGGTCTATCTGGCCGACGGCAAACCGGTGGCTGCTCTGGTGCGGGGCGACCGGGTGCTCAACGAGATCAAGCTCAAAAACCTGTTGGGCGCGGCCGAGCTGGAGCTGGCTCCCCCGGCGGTGATCAAGGAGGTCAGCGGCGGGCCGGTGGGCTTCACCGGGCCGGTGGGCCTGGACATCCCCATCTACGCCGACCAGGAGCTCTACCGCCTGGGCACCATGGTGGTGGGAGCCAACGCGGCCGACGCGCATCTGATGGGGGTGCACCTGGGCCGCGACGTGCCCGGAGCCAAGCGGGCCGACTTGCGCGAAATCGCGCCCGGCGACCCCTGCCCCCGCTGCGGCAAGGAGCCCACCTTTGCCCGGGGCATTGAGGTGGGCCACATCTTCCGTTTGGGCACCAAGTACAGCCAGGCCCTGGGGGCCGACTACTTGGACGCCGAGGGCCAGGCCCACCCGGTGATCATGGGCTGCTACGGCATCGGGGTGACCCGTATCGTGGCCGCGGCCATTGAGCAGGGCCACGACGACTGGGGCATCATCTTCCCCCTGGCCATCGCGCCCTACTCCATCAGCATCCTGCCCCTGGCCATGGACGGCGAGGTTATGGACACGGCCATGGAGCTCTACGACAAGCTGAGCGCCGCGGGCCTGGACGTGCTCCTGGACGACCGCGATCTTCGGCCGGGCGTGAAGTTCAAGGACGCGGACCTGATCGGCGTGCCGCTCAGGGTGGTGGTGGGGGCCAAGGGACTCAAGGAAGGCGCGGTGGAATTGAAGCGCCGCTCCGGCGGCGAGGTGGAGATGGTGCCGGTGGCCGAGGCGGCCGAGCTGTTGGCGCGCCTGGCCAACGAGGGCGGCGCGCAGCCTCTGTAG
- the purM gene encoding phosphoribosylformylglycinamidine cyclo-ligase produces the protein MSQDDRYRAAGVDIEKADQFIKNIGTLVKSTHTEGVVGGLGGFSGLFSLAGMTDGEPVLVSSTDGVGTKLKIAFLTGKHDTIGIDMVAMVVNDIVVTGAKPLFLLDYLATGKLELGVAEAVIAGVVEGCRQAGCALIGGETAEMPGMYPAGEYDLAGFAVGLAERSSIIDGSRVAPGAAIVGLGSSGLHSNGFSLVRKIVLEELHLGMDDHAKGLEGTVGQTLITPTKIYVKPVLAIKDEFELLAAAHITGGGLLENLPRVLPEGCRALIREGSWPVPQVFTWLQEAGGLSKREMSRTFNWGLGMALVVPGEQAGAVISRLAELGEEAYLVGEIAARQGGESVVEVVA, from the coding sequence ATGAGCCAGGACGACCGTTACCGCGCTGCTGGCGTGGACATAGAAAAAGCCGATCAGTTCATCAAAAATATCGGCACGTTGGTTAAATCCACCCACACCGAGGGCGTGGTGGGGGGCCTGGGCGGCTTCTCGGGCCTGTTCTCCCTGGCCGGCATGACCGACGGCGAGCCGGTTCTGGTCAGCTCCACCGACGGGGTGGGCACCAAGCTCAAGATCGCCTTTCTTACGGGCAAGCACGACACCATCGGCATCGACATGGTGGCCATGGTGGTCAACGACATCGTGGTCACCGGAGCCAAGCCGCTGTTCCTGTTGGACTACCTGGCCACGGGCAAGCTGGAGCTGGGCGTGGCCGAGGCGGTCATCGCCGGGGTGGTGGAAGGCTGCCGCCAGGCGGGCTGCGCCCTGATCGGCGGCGAAACCGCCGAGATGCCGGGCATGTACCCGGCCGGCGAGTATGACCTGGCCGGTTTTGCCGTGGGGCTGGCCGAGCGCAGTTCAATCATCGACGGCTCCCGGGTGGCCCCGGGCGCGGCCATCGTGGGCCTGGGCTCCAGCGGCCTGCACTCCAACGGCTTCTCCCTGGTGCGCAAGATCGTGCTCGAAGAGCTCCATCTGGGCATGGACGACCACGCCAAGGGCCTGGAAGGCACGGTGGGCCAGACGCTCATCACCCCCACCAAGATCTACGTGAAGCCGGTATTGGCAATTAAAGACGAGTTCGAGCTGTTGGCCGCGGCCCACATCACCGGCGGCGGCCTGCTGGAAAACCTGCCCCGGGTGCTGCCCGAAGGCTGCCGCGCCCTGATCCGCGAGGGCTCCTGGCCGGTGCCCCAGGTGTTCACCTGGCTGCAAGAGGCCGGCGGCCTGAGCAAGCGCGAGATGAGCCGCACCTTCAACTGGGGGCTGGGCATGGCCCTAGTGGTGCCCGGCGAGCAGGCCGGGGCGGTGATCTCCCGCCTCGCCGAGCTGGGCGAGGAGGCCTACCTGGTGGGCGAGATCGCCGCGCGCCAAGGCGGCGAGTCCGTGGTGGAGGTGGTTGCTTGA
- a CDS encoding DUF523 domain-containing protein → MILVSACLLGHKVRYDGRHALNEEIKALVGDEEILALCPEVLGGLGVPRPPARFVGASWGREGLDLIEGRARLMDDQGRDVSDYFIRGARAVALQARRQGVRLALLKDRSPSCGHDPAGLNPDGGPALGVLTAVLMAAGIEVREVRASGRGE, encoded by the coding sequence TTGATCCTGGTTTCCGCTTGCCTCCTGGGGCATAAGGTGCGCTACGACGGCCGCCACGCCCTGAACGAGGAGATCAAGGCCCTGGTGGGCGACGAGGAAATTCTGGCCCTGTGCCCCGAGGTGCTGGGCGGCCTGGGAGTGCCCCGGCCGCCGGCCCGCTTCGTGGGCGCTTCCTGGGGCCGCGAGGGCCTGGACCTCATCGAGGGCCGCGCCCGCCTCATGGACGACCAGGGCCGCGACGTGAGCGACTATTTCATTCGCGGAGCCCGCGCGGTTGCCCTCCAGGCCCGGCGCCAGGGCGTGCGCCTGGCTCTGCTCAAAGACCGCTCGCCTTCCTGCGGCCACGACCCGGCCGGCCTAAACCCGGACGGCGGGCCCGCCCTGGGGGTGCTCACCGCCGTGCTCATGGCCGCGGGCATCGAGGTGCGCGAAGTGCGCGCCAGCGGCCGGGGCGAGTGA
- a CDS encoding ATP-dependent DNA helicase RecG, with the protein MQASVTPFDLPLLATSLTALPGVGPVTARRLAARGLQSWGDALFFLPARYQDRRTPTPIAELKEGDLAVVRGRVAASALWGHKGKLYRMVMEDATGRITCLWFRFKRAHLEGYAEGAELFVVGEVSQAPKGGLQLVHPELYRAEEVGPDHPSVGRVVPMYPEVEGVAPATLRRSMAELINRATGDIPDPLAGLLPKELYPFAAGEALARAHQPPKDAEPQDLDPAIAPWRRALAVNELIYFELGLALKRRTREAATAAPLQAPGKLLAALLKSLPFALTPGQKEAVDAIRQDMAQGHPMGRLLAGDVGTGKTVVAAAAICLAVEAGAQAAIMAPTEVLARQHLATLQSYLEPLGISIALAVGGANGNNGAAIREAAAGGAQVLVGTHALFSAKVAFQNLGLAIIDEQHRFGVHQRLALAAKGARPHLLVLSATPIPRTLALALAGHLDLSDLPEKPTGPAKVATRAVEFEHRKAAVDELARVLKRGEQAYVICPLVEASDKIEAQDAVATARRLEAYFPDHRVELLHGRMEGEAQQAALARFRAGESRVLVATTVVEVGVDVPAATLMIVLGAERFGLSQLHQLRGRVGRGAKPGACLLVAGPNPGDLAARRLAVLTSTTNGAEIAEADLYLRGPGEALGEKQSGLPPFRVARWEVDAELVPSLREIIAGWLKDDPELRSKKLVAVKKEAVRRWGRRLGLVEAG; encoded by the coding sequence TTGCAAGCCTCGGTGACGCCTTTTGATCTGCCCTTGTTGGCCACCTCTCTGACCGCCCTGCCTGGGGTGGGGCCGGTGACCGCCCGCCGTCTGGCCGCGCGGGGCCTGCAAAGCTGGGGCGACGCCCTGTTCTTTTTGCCCGCCCGCTACCAGGACCGCCGCACTCCCACGCCCATCGCCGAGCTGAAGGAAGGCGACCTGGCCGTGGTGCGGGGCAGGGTGGCCGCCTCGGCCCTGTGGGGGCACAAGGGCAAGCTCTACCGCATGGTTATGGAAGATGCTACCGGCCGCATCACCTGCCTGTGGTTCCGCTTCAAGCGGGCTCATCTGGAAGGCTACGCCGAGGGCGCGGAGCTGTTCGTGGTGGGCGAGGTGAGCCAAGCCCCCAAGGGCGGTTTACAGCTGGTGCACCCGGAGCTTTACCGGGCCGAGGAGGTGGGGCCGGATCATCCCTCGGTGGGGCGGGTGGTGCCCATGTACCCCGAGGTGGAGGGCGTGGCCCCGGCCACCTTGCGCCGCTCCATGGCCGAGCTGATCAACCGGGCCACGGGAGACATCCCCGACCCCTTGGCCGGGCTGCTGCCCAAAGAGTTGTATCCCTTTGCCGCCGGGGAGGCCTTGGCCCGGGCCCACCAGCCGCCCAAGGACGCGGAGCCCCAGGACCTGGACCCGGCGATTGCCCCTTGGCGCAGGGCTCTGGCCGTTAATGAGCTGATCTACTTCGAGCTGGGCCTGGCCCTCAAGCGCCGCACCCGCGAAGCCGCGACGGCCGCGCCCCTGCAAGCGCCGGGCAAGCTCCTGGCCGCCTTGCTCAAAAGCCTGCCCTTCGCTCTTACCCCGGGCCAGAAAGAGGCCGTGGACGCCATCCGGCAGGACATGGCCCAGGGGCATCCCATGGGCCGCCTCTTGGCCGGGGACGTGGGCACCGGCAAGACGGTGGTGGCCGCCGCCGCCATCTGCCTGGCCGTGGAGGCCGGAGCCCAGGCCGCCATCATGGCCCCCACCGAGGTGCTGGCCCGGCAGCATCTGGCCACCCTACAAAGCTATCTGGAGCCGCTGGGCATCAGCATCGCCCTGGCCGTGGGCGGGGCCAATGGCAACAACGGCGCGGCTATCCGCGAGGCCGCCGCCGGGGGCGCCCAGGTTTTGGTGGGCACCCATGCCCTGTTCTCGGCCAAGGTGGCTTTCCAAAATCTTGGCCTGGCCATCATCGACGAGCAGCACCGCTTCGGGGTGCACCAGCGTTTGGCCCTGGCGGCCAAGGGCGCGCGGCCCCATCTGCTGGTGCTCTCGGCCACGCCCATCCCCCGCACCCTGGCCCTGGCCCTGGCCGGACATCTGGACCTGAGCGATCTGCCCGAGAAGCCCACCGGCCCGGCCAAGGTGGCTACCCGCGCCGTGGAGTTCGAGCACCGCAAGGCCGCGGTGGACGAGCTGGCCCGGGTGTTGAAGCGCGGGGAGCAGGCTTATGTGATCTGCCCCTTGGTGGAGGCCTCGGACAAGATCGAGGCCCAAGACGCAGTGGCCACGGCCCGGCGCTTGGAGGCCTACTTCCCGGATCACCGGGTGGAGCTGCTGCACGGGCGCATGGAGGGCGAGGCCCAGCAGGCCGCCCTGGCCCGCTTCCGCGCCGGTGAGAGTCGGGTGCTGGTGGCCACCACCGTGGTGGAGGTGGGGGTGGACGTTCCCGCCGCCACCCTGATGATCGTCCTGGGGGCCGAGCGCTTCGGCCTGAGTCAGCTGCACCAGCTGCGCGGCCGGGTGGGGCGGGGAGCCAAGCCCGGCGCCTGCCTGCTGGTGGCCGGACCCAACCCCGGCGACTTGGCCGCGCGGCGCTTGGCTGTGCTCACCTCGACCACCAACGGGGCCGAGATCGCCGAGGCGGACCTGTACTTGCGCGGCCCGGGCGAGGCCCTGGGCGAGAAGCAATCCGGCCTGCCGCCTTTCCGGGTGGCCCGCTGGGAGGTGGACGCCGAGTTGGTGCCGAGCCTCAGGGAGATCATCGCGGGCTGGCTGAAAGACGATCCGGAGCTGCGGAGCAAAAAGCTGGTTGCGGTGAAAAAAGAGGCGGTGCGGCGCTGGGGCCGGCGGTTGGGCCTGGTGGAAGCGGGGTAG
- a CDS encoding multicopper oxidase domain-containing protein has translation MTKPVRFLFLLLIIPVLLAAPATGLAKVREYHLTIAQGKVNLTGQPAAAMTVNGSIPGPTLRFVEGDTARIQVTNKMDVDTSIHWHGLLVPPGMDGVPDISFPPIAPGATFTYEFPIRQSGTYWYHSHTRLQEQSGVYGSIVIKPKDYKSPADRELVLVLSDWTNDSPGYVMQALKRGSEFFSVQKGSAQSLIGAARLSRLGDYTMREMVRMPPMDIADVAYDRFLINGKPMQKIDAQPGQSFRLRVINGSASTFFYVEFAGGPLTILSADGQEVEPIKEKRLLIGVAETYDLLVKLPGKGSYEFRATAQDGSSWAALWLGKGAPHPAPAIPRPDLYLMHGTPSLGRILALTPAGSMGMPDSAVAAGKFDKPGMAGMGQMNMDHGNMKDMAMGQSQDKAMDMGGHGGMKMPAPAMAQGKAMEAMGPSPPPSGKRWSYDLAPLAGDVSASPSLAKDGGPERPWPPYAKLRAKHSTALAKGKPVRDIRLTLDGDMERYVWLLNNKPLSASDVIRIKKGETVRFIMINRTMMHHPMHLHGHFFRVINGQGERAPLKHTVDVAPMSTTVIEFKADEFGDWFFHCHLLYHMKAGMARLVHYQGFVPPAAVQAVRPRLYTESWYPMVEGSILSNMSEGKAQLASTRNVIGVEWEVGWQRRSKAEWEAIPTWAYHVNRFFSAFAGAHLEGESGTLDKTRGIVGINYLLPYNLHSMFWMDTDLGGRVELARVWDLTPRLALFGTWRYDTHDFWEAEAGLSYMINSHLSVVGQWHSEYGWGAGLGFSF, from the coding sequence ATGACCAAACCCGTCCGCTTCTTATTCTTGCTGCTCATTATCCCGGTCCTGCTGGCCGCGCCCGCCACCGGCCTGGCCAAGGTGCGCGAGTATCATCTGACTATCGCCCAGGGTAAGGTTAACCTCACCGGCCAGCCGGCCGCGGCCATGACCGTCAACGGCTCCATCCCCGGCCCCACCCTGCGCTTCGTGGAAGGCGACACGGCCCGCATCCAGGTGACCAACAAGATGGACGTGGACACCTCCATCCACTGGCACGGCCTCCTGGTGCCGCCGGGCATGGACGGGGTGCCGGACATCAGCTTCCCGCCCATCGCGCCGGGGGCCACCTTCACCTACGAGTTCCCCATCCGCCAGAGCGGCACTTACTGGTACCACTCCCACACCCGCTTGCAGGAGCAGAGCGGGGTTTACGGCTCCATTGTCATCAAGCCCAAGGATTACAAGTCACCGGCCGACCGCGAGCTGGTGCTGGTGCTCTCGGACTGGACCAACGACTCGCCGGGCTACGTTATGCAGGCCCTCAAGCGGGGCAGCGAATTTTTCTCGGTGCAAAAGGGCTCGGCCCAGAGCCTTATCGGCGCGGCCCGGCTGAGCCGTTTGGGCGACTACACCATGCGCGAGATGGTGCGCATGCCGCCCATGGACATCGCGGACGTGGCCTACGACCGCTTCTTGATCAACGGCAAACCCATGCAGAAGATCGACGCCCAGCCGGGCCAAAGCTTCCGGTTGCGGGTAATCAACGGCTCGGCCTCCACGTTTTTCTACGTGGAGTTCGCGGGCGGGCCCCTGACCATCCTCTCGGCCGATGGCCAGGAGGTGGAGCCCATCAAGGAAAAGCGCCTTTTGATCGGCGTGGCCGAAACCTACGACCTGCTCGTCAAGTTGCCTGGCAAAGGCTCCTACGAGTTCCGGGCCACGGCCCAGGACGGATCTTCCTGGGCGGCGCTGTGGCTGGGCAAGGGAGCACCCCACCCCGCTCCGGCCATCCCCCGGCCGGACCTGTACCTCATGCACGGCACGCCCTCCTTGGGCCGCATCCTGGCCCTGACCCCGGCGGGCTCCATGGGCATGCCCGACAGCGCGGTGGCTGCGGGCAAGTTCGACAAGCCCGGCATGGCGGGCATGGGCCAAATGAATATGGACCATGGCAACATGAAGGACATGGCCATGGGCCAAAGCCAGGACAAGGCCATGGACATGGGCGGGCACGGCGGCATGAAGATGCCCGCTCCGGCCATGGCGCAGGGCAAGGCCATGGAAGCCATGGGCCCGAGCCCTCCGCCCAGCGGCAAGCGCTGGTCCTATGACTTAGCGCCCCTGGCCGGCGACGTGAGCGCCTCGCCTTCCCTGGCTAAAGACGGCGGCCCGGAGCGCCCCTGGCCGCCCTATGCCAAGCTACGCGCCAAGCACTCCACCGCCCTGGCCAAGGGCAAGCCGGTGCGCGACATCCGCCTGACCCTGGACGGCGACATGGAGCGCTACGTGTGGCTACTCAACAACAAGCCTCTGTCGGCCAGCGACGTGATCCGCATCAAAAAGGGCGAAACGGTGCGCTTCATCATGATCAACCGCACCATGATGCACCACCCCATGCATTTGCACGGGCATTTCTTCAGGGTGATCAACGGCCAGGGGGAGCGCGCCCCGCTCAAGCACACCGTGGACGTGGCCCCCATGAGCACCACGGTGATCGAGTTCAAGGCCGACGAGTTCGGCGACTGGTTCTTCCATTGCCATTTGCTCTATCACATGAAGGCGGGCATGGCCCGGCTGGTGCACTACCAGGGCTTCGTGCCCCCCGCCGCAGTGCAGGCGGTGCGGCCCAGGCTCTACACCGAGTCTTGGTACCCCATGGTGGAGGGCAGCATCTTAAGCAACATGAGCGAGGGCAAGGCGCAGCTCGCCTCCACCCGCAACGTCATCGGGGTGGAATGGGAGGTGGGCTGGCAGCGGCGCAGCAAAGCCGAGTGGGAGGCTATCCCCACCTGGGCCTATCATGTTAACCGCTTCTTCTCGGCCTTCGCGGGTGCGCACCTGGAGGGCGAGTCCGGCACCCTGGACAAGACCCGGGGCATCGTGGGCATCAACTACCTCTTGCCCTACAACCTGCACTCCATGTTCTGGATGGACACGGACCTGGGTGGGCGCGTCGAGCTGGCCCGGGTGTGGGACCTCACCCCGCGTCTGGCGCTTTTCGGAACTTGGCGCTACGATACCCATGACTTCTGGGAGGCCGAGGCCGGGCTAAGCTACATGATCAACAGCCACCTGTCCGTGGTGGGGCAGTGGCACTCGGAATACGGCTGGGGCGCGGGCCTGGGCTTCAGCTTCTAG
- the ispG gene encoding flavodoxin-dependent (E)-4-hydroxy-3-methylbut-2-enyl-diphosphate synthase, whose product MSYTRDKTRRIYLGGVPLGHGAPVAVQSMTNTDTRDVSATLAQIEALAEAGCELVRCAVPDQEAAEAFKPITDLSPLPVIADIHFDPRLAVAALENGAAGMRINPGNIGGESAVARVVDAAQAAGAPIRVGANSGSLPKEILARCGGPTPQALVEAALGHVRLLEAHRFDQIKVSLKSSSVQTTLAACRLWAESYDYPQHLGITEAGGLLAGAVKSAAGLAPLLMEGIGDTFRISLTADPLREVEAAWHLLRACGLRQRGVEIISCPTCGRTEYDLMGLLERAEPELAKVSAPLTVAIMGCVVNGPGEAKHADVGVAGGRGTGIIFAKGEVIKKVPEADLLEELMKAVRGAAREYSPQPDSDSE is encoded by the coding sequence ATGAGCTACACCCGCGACAAAACCCGGCGCATATATTTGGGCGGCGTGCCCCTGGGCCACGGCGCGCCGGTGGCGGTGCAGTCCATGACCAACACCGACACCCGCGACGTGAGCGCCACCCTGGCCCAGATCGAGGCCCTGGCCGAGGCGGGCTGCGAGCTGGTGCGCTGCGCGGTGCCCGATCAAGAAGCGGCCGAGGCCTTCAAACCCATCACCGACCTTAGCCCCTTGCCGGTGATCGCGGACATCCACTTCGACCCGCGCCTGGCCGTAGCTGCCCTGGAGAACGGGGCGGCCGGGATGCGCATCAACCCGGGCAACATCGGCGGCGAAAGTGCCGTGGCCCGGGTGGTGGACGCGGCTCAGGCCGCCGGCGCGCCCATCCGGGTGGGAGCCAACTCCGGCTCCCTGCCCAAGGAAATCCTGGCCCGTTGCGGCGGCCCCACGCCCCAGGCCCTGGTGGAGGCGGCCCTGGGCCATGTGCGCCTGTTGGAGGCCCACCGCTTTGACCAGATCAAGGTGAGCCTCAAGTCCTCCTCCGTGCAGACCACCCTGGCCGCCTGCCGCCTCTGGGCCGAGAGCTACGACTACCCCCAGCACCTGGGCATCACCGAGGCGGGCGGCCTCCTGGCCGGGGCGGTGAAGAGCGCGGCCGGGCTGGCGCCCCTGCTCATGGAAGGCATCGGCGACACCTTCCGCATCAGCCTCACCGCCGACCCGCTGCGCGAGGTGGAGGCGGCCTGGCATCTGCTGCGGGCCTGCGGCTTGCGCCAGCGGGGGGTGGAGATCATCTCCTGCCCCACCTGCGGCCGCACCGAGTACGACCTCATGGGCCTGCTGGAACGGGCCGAGCCCGAGCTGGCCAAGGTCAGCGCGCCGCTCACCGTGGCCATCATGGGCTGCGTGGTCAACGGCCCGGGCGAGGCCAAACACGCCGACGTGGGCGTGGCCGGGGGCCGGGGCACGGGCATCATCTTCGCCAAGGGCGAGGTGATCAAGAAGGTGCCCGAGGCCGATCTACTAGAAGAATTGATGAAGGCGGTGCGCGGCGCCGCCCGGGAATATTCCCCTCAACCGGATTCAGATAGCGAGTAA
- a CDS encoding redoxin domain-containing protein, with amino-acid sequence MEVLSMSVDSMFVHKMWVDHELSKMVESGIPFPMMSDGGGKVGEVYGVYDPQAGVDVRGRFIIDPDGVVQAMEMLTPPVGRNVAETLRQIQAFQLVRESQGAQATPSGWRPGKKVLTPGEDLVGKVWQEWKVEDAFN; translated from the coding sequence GTGGAGGTGCTCTCCATGAGCGTGGACTCCATGTTCGTGCACAAGATGTGGGTGGATCACGAGCTATCCAAGATGGTGGAGAGCGGCATCCCCTTCCCCATGATGAGCGACGGCGGCGGCAAGGTGGGCGAAGTCTACGGCGTGTACGACCCCCAGGCCGGAGTGGACGTGCGAGGCCGCTTCATCATCGACCCGGACGGCGTGGTGCAGGCCATGGAGATGCTCACCCCGCCGGTGGGGCGCAATGTGGCCGAGACCCTGCGCCAGATCCAGGCCTTCCAGCTGGTGCGCGAGAGCCAGGGAGCCCAGGCCACGCCCAGCGGCTGGCGGCCGGGCAAAAAGGTGCTCACCCCGGGCGAGGACCTGGTGGGCAAGGTGTGGCAGGAGTGGAAGGTGGAGGACGCCTTCAACTAA